The following coding sequences lie in one Desulfonatronum sp. SC1 genomic window:
- a CDS encoding pyridoxal-phosphate dependent enzyme, translating to DVVMAPVGGGGLLSGTSVSVKALLPEALVIGGEPLNADDACRSLKAGIILPSVNPDTIADGLRTSLGELSFAIIRENVTDIFTATETSIKAAMVLLRRHAGILAEPSSAVPLAAIMENRSFFEGRRTGIIISGGNFNPSRFQFWDDDLVEGAL from the coding sequence GGATGTGGTGATGGCTCCTGTGGGTGGCGGCGGTTTATTAAGTGGAACATCGGTGTCGGTGAAGGCCTTGTTACCTGAAGCGCTGGTGATTGGAGGGGAACCCCTCAATGCCGATGACGCCTGCCGCTCGCTCAAAGCCGGAATTATCCTCCCTTCTGTTAACCCCGACACCATTGCTGATGGGCTGCGTACTTCTCTCGGAGAACTCTCCTTTGCAATAATTCGGGAGAATGTAACTGATATTTTTACCGCTACTGAAACATCGATAAAGGCAGCAATGGTGTTGTTGCGCCGCCATGCAGGTATTTTGGCAGAACCGTCTTCAGCTGTGCCTTTGGCTGCAATCATGGAAAACCGCTCATTTTTCGAGGGACGGCGTACGGGAATCATCATCAGCGGAGGGAACTTTAACCCTTCACGATTCCAGTTTTGGGACGATGATTTGGTTGAAGGTGCATTATAG